From the Streptomyces sp. Tu 2975 genome, one window contains:
- a CDS encoding substrate-binding domain-containing protein: protein MREPSEVRRGRILAVVRSRGSVRVSDLAGELEVSVVTARRDVEELARAGRLRRGHGVARSLESGAQAQEPASASSDAADGAAVALVVPERHSYLYETMHGARAVLDAAGTRVALHITPQGAGAEQPLVERALAEGARGLLIAPRWRTVAEEEAGHAWLAGLDVPTVLMERRPRRGSVLHALDSVCSDHWYGMHLAVDHLVSLGHRRIVLAARDDSPTARALRAAFARIAGDREEIEDWAVVLSGSTSEAPGDASVPGPGAGDPVGPVSGDGLAHLLRERDFTAAVLHGDVDALMLVQQLADNGVSVPQDCSVVAYDDVVAAFGSVPLTAVAPPKAAVGRVAAELLVRRMTRPGVPPQRSELLPELKIRGSAQSLRTDRSTV from the coding sequence ATGCGGGAGCCGAGCGAGGTGCGGCGGGGGCGGATCCTCGCTGTGGTGCGGTCGAGAGGTTCGGTGCGGGTCAGCGACCTCGCCGGCGAACTGGAGGTCTCGGTCGTGACCGCGCGCCGGGACGTGGAGGAGCTGGCCAGGGCGGGCCGGTTGCGGCGCGGGCACGGGGTCGCCCGTTCGCTCGAGTCGGGGGCGCAGGCGCAGGAGCCGGCGTCCGCGTCTTCGGATGCCGCGGACGGTGCGGCGGTCGCTCTCGTCGTCCCTGAGCGCCATTCCTATCTGTACGAGACCATGCACGGTGCACGTGCCGTCCTGGACGCCGCCGGGACACGGGTGGCCCTGCACATCACGCCGCAGGGCGCCGGCGCCGAACAACCCCTCGTGGAGCGCGCCTTGGCCGAGGGGGCTCGCGGGCTGCTGATCGCCCCGCGGTGGCGCACGGTGGCCGAGGAGGAGGCCGGTCACGCCTGGCTCGCAGGCCTGGACGTGCCCACGGTGCTGATGGAGCGCAGGCCGCGTCGGGGGAGCGTGCTGCACGCCCTGGACTCCGTCTGTTCCGACCACTGGTACGGGATGCATCTCGCGGTCGACCACCTCGTGTCGCTGGGACACCGCAGGATCGTGCTGGCCGCGCGGGACGACAGCCCGACGGCGCGGGCGCTGCGTGCGGCCTTCGCCCGGATCGCCGGGGACCGTGAGGAGATCGAGGACTGGGCCGTCGTGCTGAGCGGCTCGACCTCGGAGGCCCCCGGCGACGCTTCCGTTCCGGGACCGGGGGCTGGCGATCCGGTCGGTCCCGTCTCCGGCGACGGGCTCGCCCACCTGCTACGGGAGCGCGACTTCACGGCTGCCGTGCTGCACGGAGACGTCGACGCCCTGATGCTGGTGCAGCAACTCGCCGACAACGGGGTGAGCGTGCCCCAGGACTGCTCGGTGGTGGCCTACGACGACGTCGTGGCGGCTTTCGGCAGTGTCCCGCTCACCGCCGTCGCACCGCCGAAGGCCGCGGTGGGGCGAGTGGCCGCCGAACTGCTCGTGCGCCGGATGACCCGGCCCGGCGTCCCGCCTCAACGGTCCGAACTACTCCCTGAGTTGAAGATCCGCGGCTCTGCCCAAAGCCTTCGTACCGATCGTTCGACCGTTTGA